The Bacillota bacterium genomic interval TGTTTTGCGGTTGAAAGGTCCAGGGAATAAAAGCGGTAAAGCCGGCGGTGAGGTCCTGCTGCTCACGTACCCGGATCATGTGCTTAACCCTTTCTTCCGGAGTTTCCACATGCCCGAACATCATCGTAGCTGTAGTTTTCATCCCTAATTGGTGGGCAATATCCATAACCTTCATCCACAAAGACCAGGAAATCTTATTAGGGCTGATTATTTTCCTTACCCTGTCCACCAAAATCTCCGCCCCTCCACCGGGTAATGAATCCAAGCCTGCTTCTTTCAGGCGGGATAGGGCTGCTTCCGGGCTAATGCCCGATATTCGGGACATATTAATTATCTCGGGAGGTGAAAAAGAGTGGATGTGTATTTGGTAGCGGCTTTTAATGTCTCTTAGCAGATCTTCGTAAAATTCAATGCCAAATTCGGGATGCAGACCTCCTTGAATAAGAAGTTCCGTCCCGCCTACTTGGATAGTCTCATCAATCTTTTGGAATAGTTCTGGGCGTGTAATTACGTAAGCCTCAGGGGCACGCGCAGAGCGATAAAAAGCACAGAATTTGCAGCAGCATGAACAAATATTGGTATAATTTATGTTGCGATCTATAACAAAAGTTACCCTTTTTTGTGGGTGCAGCTTTTCCCTTACCAGGTTGGCCGCACGCCCCAGGGGAAGCAAGTCCGATTGCCGCAGCAGGAATGTTCCTTCCTCAAGGGTTAACCTTTCCCCGTTTAGGGCCTTCCCCAGAGTGTCCTGGATGTTCATTAAGCCTCTTCACCCCAGATTTTTAGCTGAATTCGTTCCTGGATTAGATCACTTTTATAGGCATAGTCAAAGAATGTCATCAATGCTCTCTTTTCGTCTTCTCCTAGGCTGTGTTCAATGGTACCAAAGTAATCCTTTAAAATGGGGACAGGCAAGCTTGATTTTTTATG includes:
- the mqnC gene encoding dehypoxanthine futalosine cyclase, with the protein product MNIQDTLGKALNGERLTLEEGTFLLRQSDLLPLGRAANLVREKLHPQKRVTFVIDRNINYTNICSCCCKFCAFYRSARAPEAYVITRPELFQKIDETIQVGGTELLIQGGLHPEFGIEFYEDLLRDIKSRYQIHIHSFSPPEIINMSRISGISPEAALSRLKEAGLDSLPGGGAEILVDRVRKIISPNKISWSLWMKVMDIAHQLGMKTTATMMFGHVETPEERVKHMIRVREQQDLTAGFTAFIPWTFQPQNTNLRGNTATAVEYLKTLAVSRLLVDNVPNIQTSWVTQGAKIAQVALSFGANDFGSTMLEENVVRAAGVNNRVPMKEILRCIKNAGFQPAQRSTDYSILKLFS